The DNA region CATTTTGCAGATATTTAAGTTCTTTTGGTCCGCCATAAACATCCACACGTTGTAGCCAGCGTTCTCCGGGCAGAATTTGAACGGTGGGCAAAAAGAGTCTGGTAAAAAGAATATCCTCCCCGCCGGTTGTCTGACTTTGATAACGGCCTATCTCCAACTTTTCCCCTTCTTTGCCCGTTGGAATAATTCCGCCCAAAAAATACCGGCTTTCTGTCCCCGCCCAACTTATTTTTCCCGTAATAGTTTGTGAAACAGGCAGATTGGCATCTTCCAACGTTTCCAAAGAAGCATTATTAAAATAAACCGGATGCCATTTGTCGGGAGGTGTCTTGAAAAAAAGAGCCCCTCTTTGCGGACTTTCTTCGCTCGCAATTTTGGACCATTCAAAAGAAGGAACAAATGCGACGGTCTCTTTCTTGTTGTTGATAAATTCCGTCTCAACCCGAAGTTGATAGCTGTTTGGATCGAGGAAAAATCTTTTAAAAAGAGCAATCCCCTTTGAAGTCCACTTCAGCTCTGCCTGACTGCTTCCCTGATTTGTAAAAACGAAAGGCATTGCAACCGGAGCCTCAAAATTGCGGTTGCTAAACTGCCAATCAAGACTGTTTCCCAATGCATCCGTCAAAGAGACGCCCTGTTCTTCGCCTCCATTTTTCGTATATTTTTTTAGCTTCCAGTCTGTGGCTATTCCACGCATGGTGTTCAATGTGATTCGAACCAAATCATTTTCCAAAACAAAGGTTTCGCCTTGTTTGCTCTCTGTTTCAGTCTTTGGCGAAACAGCCACAGGAGTAGGGGTGGGGGTGGGGGTTGGACTGACTGAAGTGGAGATGGGTTGTTGCGGGGGGATTGCCTGAGGAGGCGGTGGCGAGAAAAATTTGTACCAAAGCGCCAACACCGCGACACTCAATATAACCGCTAATATACCTCTAAATTCTTTTGGCATAAGACCTCTTCAGGGTAGATCGACGCCACCCGGGTGACCCTGATGACATTTTAATAATCGTTTTAACATCAAAAGGAGTGCTTTCCACCACGGATCACGTTGCAAAACAAGTCTGAAATATTCTGAACAAGAAGGATAAAACCGGCAAGAGCCCGCAAACCAAGGAGACAAAAAGAGTTGGTAAGCTCTAACGCTTTTTAGAAGTAGATAGTGCATCTTTTAAATATTCCCAAATTTCCTTTTTGGTAAGAGCTCCCACAACCGGGTTCGCAATCACA from Deltaproteobacteria bacterium includes:
- the yidD gene encoding membrane protein insertion efficiency factor YidD → MHYLLLKSVRAYQLFLSPWFAGSCRFYPSCSEYFRLVLQRDPWWKALLLMLKRLLKCHQGHPGGVDLP
- the yidC gene encoding membrane protein insertase YidC, with protein sequence MPKEFRGILAVILSVAVLALWYKFFSPPPPQAIPPQQPISTSVSPTPTPTPTPVAVSPKTETESKQGETFVLENDLVRITLNTMRGIATDWKLKKYTKNGGEEQGVSLTDALGNSLDWQFSNRNFEAPVAMPFVFTNQGSSQAELKWTSKGIALFKRFFLDPNSYQLRVETEFINNKKETVAFVPSFEWSKIASEESPQRGALFFKTPPDKWHPVYFNNASLETLEDANLPVSQTITGKISWAGTESRYFLGGIIPTGKEGEKLEIGRYQSQTTGGEDILFTRLFLPTVQILPGERWLQRVDVYGGPKELKYLQNVGANFEKVIGYGWISIVATPILYLLQLFYNGVHNYGVAIILLTVLIKILLNPINKKSMESMKRMQILQPRLKEIREKYGNDKQKMNVETMQLFKAHKVNPMGGCLPMLLQFPIYIALYKVLWNSVELYHAHFFLFYKDLSAPDPYFIMPVILGVAMFLQTKMTPTPSADPAQQKMMMIMPLMFSVFMIFLPVGLTLYILVNTVMTILQQWMYQHGIRFRDLVRGRI